The DNA window CGATGTTCGTCACGCTGATCGACCGGCTCATGGAGGCGTGGCTGGCGCCGCTGCGCGAGATGGATGCGGACGGCGACCCGGTCCGGGAAATAAGATCTTATATAAGACGTAAGATGGAAATGGCGCGCGACTTCCCGCGCGAAAGCCGGCTCTTCGCCAACGAGATCCTGCAGGGCGCCCCCCGCATCATGCCGCTGCTCGAAGGAGAGCTGAAGGATCTCGTCGACGAGAAGGCGAAGATCATCAAGGAATGGATGCGGCAGGGCCGGCTGAAGAAGGGCGACCCTCACCACCTCATCTTCGCCATCTGGGCCACCACCCAGCACTATGCCGATTTCGACGTGCAGGTGCGCGCCGTGCTAGGGCCGGACCGGGGCGGGGAAGGGCGGTTCGAGGACGCGGCGCGGTTTCTGGAGGGGCTGTTCCTGGGGTGAGGAGCTTTGGTCTGCGCGTCCGCTGTGGGGTGGTTTCCGGACCGGCAACTTTGGGCTGGCAACATTATCATGCGGCCTTTCGATGCCGTAGCAAATTAGGAGATAGGACTGATTTTGGCGACGGGGTTCGCAGTCAAAGAACTGGGCCCGACGGGCGGCCGATCTTGGCAGATGCGCGACAACGCGGCTTACCGCGATGAACGCTCGCCAATGCCTTCAACAACGATACGGATAAGGCGTCTGATTTCGTCCTCTGTGAAGTGCCGTCCGGCGAGGATCGAAAGCATCGCCTGCCCGTAAACTCCAAGTAG is part of the Chelativorans sp. AA-79 genome and encodes:
- a CDS encoding TetR family transcriptional regulator C-terminal domain-containing protein; this encodes MDEIARPRRTRIQREKRELILEAALEVFSQHGFRGSTIDQIAEAAGMSKPNLLYYFRGKEAMFVTLIDRLMEAWLAPLREMDADGDPVREIRSYIRRKMEMARDFPRESRLFANEILQGAPRIMPLLEGELKDLVDEKAKIIKEWMRQGRLKKGDPHHLIFAIWATTQHYADFDVQVRAVLGPDRGGEGRFEDAARFLEGLFLG